In one window of Duganella dendranthematis DNA:
- the pnuC gene encoding nicotinamide riboside transporter PnuC yields the protein MISPLEIAANAVMAVSIVLSGRNNIHSWWLGVVGCVMFAVLFYSVNLYADVALQLFFIVTCLIGWLQWLRGAGGAPLPIAHTGARALGWMAAISLLATAAYGLMLQAYTNAYAPFIDSAVLMFSVVAQLLLMGRRVETWPVWLLVNTVSVPLYASRGLYLTAVLYAGYWINALASWFFWRRQMRAQLA from the coding sequence TTGATCTCACCGCTGGAAATCGCCGCCAACGCCGTCATGGCCGTTTCCATCGTGCTATCGGGGCGCAACAATATTCATTCGTGGTGGCTGGGTGTGGTCGGCTGCGTCATGTTTGCCGTGCTGTTCTACAGCGTCAACCTGTACGCCGACGTGGCGCTGCAGCTGTTCTTCATCGTCACCTGCCTGATCGGCTGGCTGCAATGGCTGCGCGGCGCCGGTGGTGCGCCGCTGCCGATCGCCCATACCGGCGCCCGCGCCTTGGGCTGGATGGCGGCGATCAGCTTGCTGGCCACGGCCGCCTACGGCCTGATGTTGCAGGCCTATACCAACGCCTACGCCCCCTTCATCGATTCGGCGGTGCTGATGTTCAGCGTGGTGGCGCAGCTGTTGCTGATGGGGCGGCGGGTCGAGACCTGGCCGGTATGGCTGCTGGTCAATACCGTGTCGGTGCCGCTGTACGCCAGCCGCGGCCTGTATCTGACGGCGGTGCTGTACGCCGGCTACTGGATCAATGCGCTGGCGTCGTGGTTCTTCTGGCGCCGCCAGATGCGGGCGCAGCTGGCTTAA
- a CDS encoding response regulator transcription factor, whose protein sequence is MQSTLESTRSKILIVDDSAFEQRMLADLLSELPYKVSVAFNGLQGYQLALANRPDLILLDVRMPNMDGYTACRLLKANPVTQDIPVIFLSGADADDDRILGLSIGGVDFVSKPFSPGELAARIQVHLNLARRQHAPVPAPGTQEAAEPEPESEPDAVLVNAVKRLIADNLAALPGLAEIARSVGTYREKLSQVFREQTGMTVFGFIREERIRRGEELLKDTDIDVQDIALLIGFNNAGNFATAFRERMGVTPTAYRQAIHKK, encoded by the coding sequence ATGCAGAGCACCCTCGAAAGCACCCGCAGCAAGATCCTCATCGTGGACGACTCCGCGTTTGAGCAGCGCATGCTGGCGGATTTACTGAGCGAACTGCCGTATAAGGTCTCGGTGGCTTTCAACGGCTTGCAGGGCTACCAGCTGGCACTGGCCAACCGCCCCGACCTGATCCTGCTCGATGTGCGCATGCCGAATATGGACGGCTACACCGCCTGCCGGCTGCTGAAGGCCAATCCGGTCACGCAGGATATTCCGGTGATTTTCCTCAGCGGCGCCGATGCCGACGACGACCGCATCCTCGGCCTGTCGATCGGCGGCGTCGATTTCGTCTCCAAGCCGTTTTCGCCGGGTGAGCTGGCGGCGCGCATCCAGGTGCACCTGAACCTGGCCAGGCGTCAGCATGCGCCGGTGCCCGCCCCCGGCACGCAGGAAGCCGCCGAGCCGGAACCGGAGAGCGAACCGGACGCGGTGCTGGTCAATGCCGTCAAGCGCCTGATCGCCGACAACCTGGCGGCGCTGCCGGGACTGGCGGAAATCGCCCGTAGCGTCGGCACCTACCGCGAAAAGCTGTCGCAGGTGTTCCGCGAACAGACCGGCATGACGGTATTCGGCTTTATCCGCGAGGAACGCATTCGCCGTGGGGAAGAATTATTGAAGGATACCGATATCGACGTGCAGGACATCGCCCTGCTGATCGGTTTTAACAACGCCGGCAATTTCGCCACCGCCTTCCGTGAGCGCATGGGCGTCACGCCGACCGCCTATCGCCAGGCGATCCACAAGAAATAA
- a CDS encoding fimbrial biogenesis chaperone: MTACLLALPVAAANLQISPVMINLRVGQGATGINLQNLGEAPVYGQVRVYLWEQKDGDDVLTPTQDVVASPPIIQIGPKSSQIIRLVRRSEQLPASELTYRILIDEIPKDDGPASGVDIRLRYSVPMFVLPADERAAPVLAWSVFKKDGFWMLRVRNSGTQRAQIGALELSNAAGKQFEIASGLFGYVLAGRVREWRLPTSGDADLNGTLAVKANINSRPTSASTVVRVD, encoded by the coding sequence ATGACTGCTTGCCTGCTGGCGTTGCCGGTGGCGGCGGCCAATCTGCAAATTTCGCCGGTGATGATCAATCTGCGCGTGGGCCAGGGCGCCACCGGCATTAATTTACAGAATCTGGGCGAGGCACCGGTGTACGGCCAGGTGCGCGTGTATCTGTGGGAACAAAAAGACGGCGACGATGTGCTGACCCCGACGCAAGACGTGGTGGCCAGCCCGCCCATCATCCAGATCGGACCGAAAAGCAGCCAGATTATCCGGCTGGTCCGGCGCAGCGAGCAATTGCCAGCCAGCGAGCTGACTTACCGCATCCTGATCGACGAGATCCCCAAGGACGATGGCCCGGCCAGCGGGGTCGACATTCGCCTGCGCTATTCCGTGCCGATGTTCGTGCTGCCGGCCGATGAACGGGCGGCGCCGGTGCTGGCCTGGAGCGTGTTCAAGAAAGATGGTTTTTGGATGTTGCGAGTCCGCAACAGCGGCACCCAGCGCGCACAGATCGGCGCGCTGGAACTGAGCAACGCCGCCGGCAAGCAATTCGAAATTGCCTCCGGCCTGTTTGGTTATGTGCTGGCGGGCAGGGTGCGCGAGTGGCGCCTCCCCACGTCTGGCGATGCCGATCTGAACGGGACGTTGGCAGTCAAGGCCAACATCAATTCCCGTCCGACCAGCGCCAGTACCGTGGTCAGGGTGGACTGA
- a CDS encoding fimbria/pilus outer membrane usher protein produces MSMGSVLAQTVPAPPPQYEELFLEVSLNGESTGLVLRFTRGKSSGLRSSVQNLRDLELDPKLFGVEGQDEFDLDQVKGLSYTYDPARQALALRVDDVLRAPVSVSARTVRKPGVATVTPGAVINYDAYTQLGQNRSTSVSHELRYFNTNGVLSSTGVFNYSNQLRQYVRFDTAWVHSDPDTLETWQAGDFISSSLNWSRSLRMAGVQWRRSFDLRPDLLTFPSASLGGSAVVPTAVSLYVDGVRQVDTAVPSGPFIINQVAGINGAGQATLVTRDAAGRAISTTVPLYVDTRMLAEGLTDYSAELGLIRRGYGTRSFDYARTPAAVGSLRRGLSDNLTLEAHGEAGRGVINGGAGMLWRVGQSGVVSGSLAASAGGNGDHSRRGAQAAVGYQYLSPRFSVDLQSQRVLAQYSDLGSVEGIPVVRATDRFNFSMALFGGQGVGLSLVNVRAPLSPPARIAALNYSVGLGWGMYLSVSAFRDFRDEKSRGVFFSISGSFADRISATVSRSRQNGVRGTTTTLSRSADYSGGFGWGLQSASNNGTAVHQAQGTYLGNYGQVTAYTLDTGGNRSSSLDVAGAVVLMDGSVHAARQVGAGFGLVSTDGVGGVPVLQENQVIGKTSSSGYMLVPNLTPYLQNQVGIDTTHLPLDARVASTTQTVVPARLSGVLVRFPVETYEAASVILHDAAGKPLPAGTTVLHVESGAVTLVGFDGVAFIDHLEPLNHLQATVDGVRCVAEFSYTPVKGNALSTMGPFVCRSAP; encoded by the coding sequence ATGAGCATGGGCAGCGTGCTGGCGCAGACGGTGCCGGCGCCGCCGCCGCAATATGAAGAGCTTTTTCTGGAGGTAAGCTTGAACGGTGAATCGACCGGACTGGTACTGCGTTTCACCCGGGGCAAGAGTTCGGGGCTGCGTAGCAGCGTGCAGAATCTGCGCGACCTGGAACTCGACCCCAAACTGTTCGGAGTCGAGGGCCAGGACGAGTTCGACCTCGACCAGGTCAAAGGCCTGAGCTATACCTATGACCCGGCACGCCAGGCGCTGGCGCTGCGCGTCGACGATGTGCTGCGGGCGCCGGTCTCGGTTTCGGCGCGCACGGTGCGCAAGCCGGGCGTGGCCACGGTGACGCCGGGCGCGGTGATCAATTACGACGCCTACACCCAGCTGGGACAGAACCGCAGCACCTCGGTCAGCCACGAGTTACGCTACTTCAACACCAACGGCGTCTTGAGCAGCACCGGCGTATTTAATTACAGCAACCAGCTGCGCCAGTACGTGCGCTTCGATACCGCCTGGGTGCATTCCGATCCGGACACGCTGGAAACCTGGCAGGCCGGCGATTTCATTTCGTCGTCGCTCAACTGGTCGCGGTCGCTGCGCATGGCCGGCGTGCAGTGGCGCCGCAGCTTCGACCTGCGGCCGGATCTGCTGACCTTCCCGTCGGCGTCGCTGGGCGGCTCGGCAGTGGTGCCGACGGCGGTCAGCCTGTATGTGGACGGCGTGCGTCAGGTCGACACCGCCGTGCCGTCCGGCCCGTTCATCATCAACCAGGTGGCCGGCATCAACGGCGCCGGCCAGGCCACGCTGGTCACGCGCGACGCCGCCGGCCGCGCCATCAGCACCACGGTGCCGCTATATGTGGATACCCGCATGCTGGCCGAGGGCCTGACCGATTACTCGGCCGAGCTGGGGCTGATACGGCGCGGTTACGGCACGCGCTCGTTCGATTACGCCCGCACGCCGGCCGCCGTCGGCTCGCTGCGGCGCGGTCTGAGCGACAACCTGACGCTGGAGGCGCACGGCGAGGCCGGGCGCGGCGTGATCAATGGCGGCGCCGGCATGCTGTGGCGTGTCGGCCAGTCGGGCGTGGTCAGCGGTTCGCTGGCGGCCAGCGCCGGCGGCAACGGCGACCACAGCCGGCGCGGCGCCCAGGCCGCAGTGGGCTATCAATATCTGAGCCCGCGCTTCAGCGTCGACCTGCAATCGCAGCGGGTGCTGGCGCAATACAGCGACCTCGGCTCGGTGGAAGGCATTCCGGTGGTGCGCGCCACCGACCGCTTCAATTTCTCCATGGCGCTGTTCGGCGGCCAGGGCGTGGGCCTGAGCCTGGTCAATGTGCGGGCGCCGCTGTCGCCGCCGGCGCGGATTGCCGCACTCAACTATTCTGTCGGACTGGGCTGGGGCATGTACCTGAGCGTCAGCGCCTTCCGCGATTTCCGCGATGAAAAGTCGCGCGGCGTGTTCTTCAGCATCAGCGGCAGCTTCGCCGACCGCATCTCGGCCACCGTCAGCCGTAGCCGCCAGAATGGCGTGCGCGGCACCACCACCACGCTGTCGCGCTCGGCCGACTACAGCGGCGGCTTCGGCTGGGGGCTGCAATCGGCCAGCAACAATGGCACGGCGGTGCACCAGGCGCAAGGCACCTACCTTGGCAACTACGGCCAGGTGACGGCCTACACGCTGGATACCGGCGGCAACCGCAGCAGCTCGCTGGACGTGGCCGGCGCGGTGGTGCTGATGGATGGCAGCGTGCATGCGGCGCGCCAGGTCGGCGCCGGCTTCGGACTGGTGTCGACCGACGGCGTCGGCGGCGTACCGGTATTGCAGGAAAACCAGGTGATCGGCAAGACCAGCAGCAGCGGCTACATGCTGGTGCCGAATCTGACGCCGTATCTGCAAAACCAGGTCGGCATCGACACCACCCACTTGCCGCTGGATGCGCGCGTGGCCAGCACTACCCAGACCGTGGTGCCGGCGCGCCTGTCCGGGGTGCTGGTGCGCTTCCCGGTTGAAACCTACGAGGCGGCCAGCGTGATCCTGCATGACGCGGCCGGCAAGCCGCTGCCGGCCGGCACCACGGTGCTGCACGTGGAAAGCGGCGCCGTCACGCTGGTCGGTTTCGACGGCGTCGCCTTCATCGACCATCTGGAACCGCTGAATCACCTGCAAGCCACAGTAGACGGGGTGCGCTGCGTGGCCGAGTTCAGCTACACGCCGGTCAAGGGCAATGCGTTGTCGACCATGGGTCCGTTTGTCTGCCGGAGCGCGCCATGA
- a CDS encoding Csu type fimbrial protein, protein MMSARRCLLWLGLLLMLVCGQARADGCTVAQTNIVFPSVSSITSADAYANANFKVTCTWTSALAGLLFPNATVCLYLGDGSGNASTTATVPRQLSNGSKRVNYNLYTDASYSAAKVWGGWSGTDTSANVIQFTLTKSDNVIGSLTQDVNLYGKLNADATLAAMDVGPDNLSLVSNFGGSNVMMRFIFFLSGAGNCVLGTTVAMPFQVSANVINDCDINVGNLVFPNSSLLTSAIRTTSTLTARCSKNTAYRITFSAGTTPGNTVSARKMLKTSASELVSYQISSALDGASLGDGSGGTVVMGGTGDGTTKSQTVFGLVPAQTTPSPGDYKDTVVATVWF, encoded by the coding sequence ATGATGTCCGCGCGCCGTTGCCTGCTGTGGCTGGGATTGTTGCTGATGCTGGTCTGCGGCCAGGCGCGCGCCGATGGCTGCACGGTAGCCCAGACCAATATTGTCTTCCCATCCGTCAGCTCGATCACCAGCGCCGACGCCTACGCCAACGCCAACTTCAAGGTCACCTGTACCTGGACCAGTGCCCTGGCCGGACTGTTGTTCCCCAACGCCACGGTGTGCCTGTATCTGGGCGACGGCTCGGGCAACGCCAGCACCACCGCCACGGTGCCGCGCCAGTTGTCCAACGGCAGCAAGCGCGTCAACTACAACCTGTACACCGACGCCAGCTACTCGGCCGCCAAGGTATGGGGCGGCTGGAGCGGCACCGATACGTCGGCCAATGTGATCCAGTTTACGCTGACCAAGAGCGACAACGTGATCGGCTCGCTGACGCAGGACGTCAACCTGTACGGCAAGCTGAACGCGGACGCCACGCTGGCGGCGATGGACGTGGGGCCCGACAACTTGAGCCTGGTATCCAACTTCGGCGGCAGCAATGTGATGATGCGCTTCATCTTTTTCCTGAGCGGCGCCGGCAACTGCGTGCTCGGCACCACGGTGGCGATGCCGTTCCAGGTCAGCGCAAATGTCATCAACGATTGCGATATCAACGTCGGCAATCTGGTATTCCCCAATAGCAGTCTGTTGACCAGCGCGATCCGCACCACGTCGACGCTGACGGCGCGTTGCAGCAAGAACACTGCCTACCGCATCACGTTTTCGGCCGGCACCACGCCCGGCAACACCGTTAGCGCGCGCAAGATGCTCAAAACGTCAGCGAGTGAGCTGGTGTCGTATCAGATTTCCAGCGCGCTCGATGGCGCCAGTCTGGGCGACGGCAGCGGCGGGACGGTGGTGATGGGCGGAACGGGCGATGGCACAACCAAGAGCCAGACCGTGTTTGGACTAGTGCCGGCGCAGACGACGCCGTCGCCGGGGGATTACAAGGATACGGTGGTGGCGACCGTGTGGTTCTGA
- a CDS encoding winged helix-turn-helix transcriptional regulator, translating into MKHTDFGSMPCPIARSLGKVGEWWSILILRDAFYGLTRFDEFEKSLKIAPNMLTRRLAGLVEGGLMERRQYSARPPRYEYVLTKAGRDFKPVLLAFVAWGNDHLAPEGATLLVVSRETGKPADQVLVDANSGLAINDEDYMFAPGPAATDVMRSRLIQINQPGRA; encoded by the coding sequence ATGAAACATACCGACTTTGGTAGCATGCCTTGCCCGATCGCCCGCAGCCTTGGCAAAGTAGGGGAATGGTGGAGCATCCTGATCCTGCGTGACGCCTTCTACGGCTTGACCCGCTTTGATGAATTTGAGAAGAGCCTGAAAATCGCGCCGAATATGTTGACGCGCCGTCTGGCCGGCCTGGTGGAGGGCGGACTGATGGAACGTCGCCAGTACAGCGCGCGGCCGCCGCGCTATGAATATGTGCTGACCAAGGCTGGCCGCGATTTCAAACCGGTCCTGCTGGCGTTCGTTGCTTGGGGCAACGATCACCTGGCGCCGGAAGGGGCTACGCTGCTGGTGGTGAGCCGCGAAACCGGCAAACCGGCCGACCAGGTGCTGGTGGACGCCAACAGCGGCCTGGCCATCAACGACGAGGACTATATGTTCGCGCCGGGCCCGGCTGCCACCGACGTCATGCGTTCGCGGCTGATCCAGATTAACCAGCCCGGCCGCGCCTAG
- a CDS encoding diguanylate cyclase, with translation MFALDDELAQWETALPDVQGAERSKLLMALAWHLRQRDPARAQQLATEIVPLLALLPSDAALVQRARLHLITAEPAWLRGDLDTAFHYAEQALLLCDQAADSLPAAAAACRADACWVMAWASNDRGLSADGDDWLRQAAAAARVAADPMRIDIIDAASGICDAFSDGPAAQQRWRDRFSTDLHGVAPIAAGWISDFFGTCAFQRSEYGRAIGHLMLSFENALASGQIRRAIIVATNIGNGFTSLNAHESALEWMQRGLDLARPAGWPLSIGMCLMQTAETLRQLGQRDAAQSLLREALNTLAPLSGSRAYAVALEYQGDLALDLGNYAAALESFTRLAARGDALCQNDFQSSARRGQAHALSYLARADDALAAAQAALALARDHGDASSQIATLNVLADIHARHPLPGPEPMEAPNAVLHYLQLALEIAATIEGYTVPGALLDAAAREYAAIGDYQRAYTIALRANTARDQTHSKEATNRAIAMQVQYQTERAQTEGEHHRQLAAAEAQRAEVLQQISATLEHLSAIGQEITAHLDAAAVFRALDRHVHGLLDATHFSIFLLQPDGASLVCEFGIEADKPLPRVRIAADDPNANTARCLRERREILVELDDEDVTPNLIPGTLPTQSLLFAPLRVGERVLGVMTVQSLLARAYGERERLIFRTLCAYGAIALDNASAYRQVAATQEQLLDKNLELEQAYQALEEVSLTDQLTGLRNRRFFLQNVDADVAMSLRGYDAGLHRELNECDLHAAKDLVFFMVDLDHFKEVNDRYGHAAGDSILVQMQERLREVFRESDYVIRWGGEEFLVLARATHRDEAPGVAERMRRAVAERDFTLPDGVRLSKTCSIGFACFPFLPSQPRLLSWSQVVELADQGLYIAKRSGRNAWAALYSTDATRADGVFPRLMQQLDQAVTDGEVRLVSNLTGPLVLVGERRRIGLSSDLELN, from the coding sequence ATGTTTGCGCTCGACGACGAGCTGGCGCAGTGGGAAACGGCCTTGCCTGATGTGCAAGGTGCGGAACGCTCAAAGCTGCTGATGGCGCTGGCCTGGCATCTGCGCCAGCGGGACCCTGCACGCGCGCAGCAACTGGCCACCGAGATTGTCCCGCTGCTGGCGCTGCTGCCGTCGGACGCCGCCCTGGTGCAACGGGCGCGCCTGCACCTGATCACCGCCGAGCCGGCCTGGCTGCGCGGCGACCTCGACACCGCCTTCCATTATGCCGAACAGGCACTATTACTATGTGATCAAGCTGCCGACAGCTTGCCGGCCGCCGCCGCTGCCTGCCGCGCCGACGCCTGCTGGGTCATGGCCTGGGCCAGCAACGACCGTGGCTTAAGCGCCGATGGCGACGACTGGTTGCGCCAGGCCGCCGCTGCCGCCCGCGTGGCGGCCGACCCGATGCGCATCGATATCATCGACGCCGCCTCCGGCATCTGCGACGCCTTCAGCGACGGCCCGGCCGCGCAGCAGCGCTGGCGCGACCGCTTCAGCACGGATCTGCACGGCGTGGCGCCGATCGCGGCCGGCTGGATCAGCGACTTCTTCGGCACCTGCGCCTTCCAGCGCAGCGAATACGGCCGCGCCATCGGCCACCTGATGCTGAGTTTTGAGAACGCGCTGGCCAGCGGCCAGATCCGTCGCGCCATCATCGTCGCCACGAATATCGGCAACGGCTTCACCAGCCTCAACGCGCACGAGTCGGCGCTGGAATGGATGCAGCGCGGGCTGGACCTGGCGCGGCCGGCCGGCTGGCCGCTCAGCATCGGCATGTGCCTGATGCAGACCGCCGAAACGTTGCGCCAGCTGGGCCAGCGCGACGCCGCGCAAAGCCTGCTGCGTGAAGCGCTGAACACGCTGGCGCCGCTGTCCGGTTCGCGCGCCTACGCGGTGGCGCTGGAATACCAGGGAGATTTGGCGCTCGACCTCGGCAACTATGCGGCCGCGCTGGAAAGTTTTACCCGCCTGGCCGCACGCGGCGACGCCCTGTGCCAGAACGATTTCCAGAGCAGCGCGCGGCGCGGCCAGGCGCATGCGCTGTCCTACCTGGCGCGCGCCGACGATGCGCTGGCCGCCGCCCAGGCCGCGCTGGCGCTGGCGCGCGACCATGGCGATGCATCGAGCCAGATCGCCACCCTCAACGTGCTGGCCGACATCCACGCCCGCCATCCGCTGCCGGGCCCGGAACCGATGGAGGCGCCCAACGCCGTGCTGCATTATCTGCAGCTGGCGCTGGAAATCGCGGCCACCATCGAAGGCTACACGGTGCCGGGTGCGCTGCTGGACGCGGCGGCGCGCGAGTACGCCGCCATCGGCGACTACCAGCGCGCCTATACCATCGCGCTGCGCGCCAACACCGCGCGCGACCAGACCCACAGCAAGGAAGCCACCAACCGCGCCATCGCCATGCAGGTGCAGTACCAGACCGAACGGGCGCAGACCGAGGGCGAGCATCATCGCCAGCTGGCGGCGGCCGAGGCGCAGCGCGCCGAAGTGCTGCAACAGATCAGCGCCACATTGGAACACCTGAGCGCCATCGGCCAGGAAATCACTGCCCACCTGGATGCGGCGGCGGTGTTCCGCGCGCTGGACCGCCACGTGCATGGCTTGCTGGATGCGACCCACTTTTCGATCTTCCTGCTGCAGCCGGACGGCGCCTCGCTGGTGTGCGAATTCGGCATTGAAGCGGACAAGCCGCTGCCGCGCGTGCGCATCGCCGCCGATGATCCGAACGCCAATACCGCGCGTTGTCTGCGCGAACGGCGCGAAATCCTGGTCGAGCTGGACGACGAAGATGTCACGCCCAACCTGATCCCCGGCACGCTGCCGACCCAGAGCCTGCTGTTTGCGCCGCTGCGCGTGGGCGAGCGGGTGCTGGGCGTGATGACGGTGCAGTCGCTGCTGGCGCGCGCGTATGGCGAACGCGAACGGCTGATCTTCCGCACGCTGTGTGCCTACGGCGCCATCGCGCTCGACAACGCCAGCGCCTACCGCCAGGTGGCCGCCACCCAGGAACAGCTGCTGGACAAGAACCTGGAGCTGGAGCAGGCCTACCAGGCGCTGGAGGAAGTCAGCCTGACCGACCAGCTGACCGGGCTGCGCAACCGCCGCTTCTTCCTGCAAAACGTCGACGCCGACGTCGCCATGAGCTTGCGCGGCTACGACGCCGGCCTGCACCGCGAACTGAACGAGTGCGACCTGCATGCGGCCAAGGACCTGGTGTTCTTCATGGTCGATCTCGACCACTTCAAGGAAGTCAACGACCGCTACGGCCACGCGGCCGGCGATTCGATCCTGGTGCAGATGCAGGAGCGGCTGCGCGAAGTGTTCCGCGAATCGGATTACGTGATTCGCTGGGGCGGCGAGGAATTCCTGGTGCTGGCGCGCGCCACCCACCGCGACGAGGCGCCGGGTGTGGCCGAACGCATGCGGCGCGCCGTCGCCGAGCGCGATTTCACTTTGCCGGACGGCGTGCGCTTGTCCAAGACCTGCTCGATCGGCTTTGCCTGTTTTCCGTTCCTGCCGTCGCAGCCGCGCTTGCTGTCGTGGTCGCAGGTGGTGGAACTGGCCGACCAGGGCCTGTACATCGCCAAGCGTTCCGGCCGCAATGCCTGGGCGGCGCTGTACAGCACCGACGCCACGCGCGCCGACGGCGTCTTCCCGCGCCTGATGCAACAACTCGATCAGGCCGTGACGGATGGCGAGGTGCGGCTGGTGTCCAATCTGACCGGGCCGCTGGTGCTGGTTGGCGAACGTCGCCGCATCGGCTTGTCGAGCGATTTGGAGTTGAACTGA
- a CDS encoding DNA-3-methyladenine glycosylase I: MDKQRCSWANPANPLYLAYHDTEWGVPCHDERRLFEMLNLEGAQAGLSWETILNKRENYRAAFDQWDAHKIAAYGPDKVAELLGNAGIVRNRLKVAAAITNAQAYLRLLDSGSSLDKLLWSYVGGKPIVRGEGPRPAKTELSDRLSKDLAKLGFKFVGSTIMYAYMQGIGMVDDHAPDCFCRKARK, from the coding sequence ATGGATAAACAACGTTGTAGCTGGGCCAATCCGGCCAATCCCCTGTATCTGGCATATCACGACACTGAATGGGGCGTGCCGTGCCACGACGAGCGGCGCCTGTTCGAGATGCTCAATCTGGAAGGTGCGCAGGCGGGCTTGAGCTGGGAGACCATCCTCAACAAGCGCGAGAACTATCGCGCCGCTTTTGACCAGTGGGATGCGCACAAGATCGCCGCGTATGGCCCGGACAAGGTGGCGGAGTTGCTGGGCAACGCCGGCATCGTGCGCAACCGGCTGAAGGTGGCGGCGGCCATCACCAATGCGCAGGCGTATCTGCGCTTGCTCGACAGCGGCAGCAGCCTGGATAAGCTGCTGTGGTCTTACGTCGGCGGCAAACCGATTGTGCGTGGCGAGGGGCCGCGTCCGGCCAAGACCGAGCTGTCGGATCGTCTGTCGAAGGATCTGGCCAAGCTGGGCTTCAAGTTTGTCGGTTCGACGATTATGTATGCGTATATGCAGGGTATCGGCATGGTCGATGACCATGCGCCGGATTGCTTCTGCCGCAAAGCGCGCAAGTGA